A single region of the Ignavibacteriota bacterium genome encodes:
- the folE gene encoding GTP cyclohydrolase I FolE, which produces MNVKKKQTQTEQLESTVEQLLNLIGEDSEREGLLRTPHRFAKAWQFLTKGYNEDVRAVLNKAIFKEKYDEMVIVKDIDFFSMCEHHLLPFYGKAHIAYIPNGKIVGLSKIPRIVEIFSRRLQVQERMTQQIAETLFDALEPDGVGVVIEAKHLCMMMRGVEKQHSVATTSAMLGSFRDDERTRSEFLHLVGTKLI; this is translated from the coding sequence TTGAACGTGAAGAAGAAACAGACGCAAACCGAACAACTCGAATCAACGGTTGAACAATTGCTGAATCTCATCGGTGAGGATTCTGAGCGGGAAGGTCTGCTCAGAACTCCTCATCGGTTTGCAAAGGCGTGGCAGTTCCTCACAAAAGGATACAACGAAGATGTTCGCGCAGTTCTCAACAAAGCCATCTTCAAAGAGAAATATGACGAGATGGTGATTGTGAAGGACATTGATTTCTTCAGCATGTGCGAGCATCATTTGCTTCCGTTTTACGGGAAAGCGCACATCGCCTACATTCCGAACGGAAAGATTGTCGGCTTGAGCAAGATACCGCGGATTGTAGAAATTTTCAGTCGGCGGTTGCAGGTGCAGGAGCGGATGACTCAGCAAATAGCAGAGACATTGTTCGATGCGCTTGAACCGGATGGCGTCGGCGTTGTGATTGAAGCGAAACATTTGTGCATGATGATGCGCGGCGTCGAGAAGCAACACTCCGTTGCAACCACAAGCGCCATGCTCGGTTCTTTCCGTGATGATGAACGTACTCGTTCCGAGTTTCTTCATCTGGTCGGAACGAAACTTATTTAA
- a CDS encoding 6-carboxytetrahydropterin synthase, translating to MVYLTRKEYFCASHRLFNPRFSDEKNLQIYGKCAYANGHGHNYELEVTVVGEPDPETGMILDLKILSDIIKKEITDKVDHRHLNIDVDFLQGIIPTAENIAVVFWNILAPKIPIGKLYSLKVYETPNNYAEYRG from the coding sequence ATGGTCTATCTTACACGTAAAGAATATTTTTGCGCGTCGCACCGTCTGTTCAATCCCAGGTTCAGCGATGAAAAGAACTTGCAGATTTACGGCAAGTGTGCGTATGCAAACGGTCACGGACACAACTACGAACTCGAAGTTACTGTCGTGGGCGAACCTGACCCTGAGACCGGGATGATTCTCGATTTGAAGATTCTTTCCGACATCATCAAAAAGGAAATTACCGACAAGGTTGACCACAGGCATCTCAACATAGATGTGGACTTTTTGCAAGGGATTATCCCAACTGCTGAAAATATTGCCGTTGTGTTTTGGAATATTCTCGCACCGAAAATTCCTATCGGAAAATTATACTCGCTCAAAGTCTATGAAACGCCAAACAACTACGCGGAGTATCGGGGTTGA